CAAGTGTTAATTTAGAAGCGGCAAACCTAGTTGCGAAAGAGAACATCGTCGTTGATGCAAAAGCTGACATCAATGTCCTTACCAAACAATACAGAGAAGGTGAGATGCATTCGGTCACGAAGTCATCATTTGGCGGACTCAAACAAAGTGCTTCAATGAACCGAAGCGATGCACTTAATGCTAAAGAGGCAACCCTTCGTACCGAAGCGCTAAACATCATCCTAAAATCAGGCAATGACATCAAAGTCATCGGTTCCAACATCGATGCTGCATCCGATCTTCAACTCCAAGCTGCCAATGAAGTGCTTATAGCTGCAGCACAGGAGTTTAGTCAAAGTGAACAGTGGAGTAAAAAAAGTAGTTTCAATTTAGGCAGCCTTTTAACATTGGGCTTCTCAAATAATCCAATTTATGAATCAGAGTTTAAAAAAGATGATAAAACAGCTGTCACTGCCAAATCTTCAAACATCAACAGCGGCAATAACATCATTATCGACAGTGGAAGTGCTAAAGTCGTAGGTTCTAACCTCAGTGCTGAAAAAACCATCCAAGCCACTACCAACACAGGCTCCATCGAAGTACTCTCCGCTGAAGAGACGACCCAAACGGAGAGTATTTCCAAAAAAACATCAGTATCACTCAACAATGTTTTTAAAATGGCTGAATCTCTCAATGATATTATTAACCCAATACCGAGTAAAGACCAAGACACAAAGATAAAAATCTCCGTTGCCAAAGCAACCTATGACAATTCAGCAACATCGACGGAAAGCCTAACGCATAAAAGCTCATCACTCAATAGTAAAAGTGGTGACATCGTCTTAGATTCTAAAAAAGACATTCTGGTAGAAGGCTCAACACTTGAAGCGGCTAAAACCGTAAGCCTTACCGCTCAAAATGGTGATGTGACCATCAAAGAGTCCATCGATACCTACAGTGAAAACAGTAAAGAAAAACACGCCAGTGCGGAGATAAGTATCACCGTTCAAAACGAATATGTGGAAATTGGTTCAGCCGTTAAAGCAGCCGCAGAATCAGCAGAGCAACTTAAAAAAGTCAAAGATGACTACAGCAAGTATAAAGATGAAGTGAGTAAGTTAGAATCAACCCTCAGTGATATTAAAGCACGTTATAAAGCCAAAGAAGCAGGCATAGACTACGAAGACATTGGCGATCTCCAAGACTTAATCGACAATGTCAAAGACAATGAAAAGTATTATGTTGCTGCTATTGCAGCAGCAACAGTTGATTTAACTTCTAAAACGATTGCTATTTACTCCCAAGCAGCTACAGCTGCTGCAAGTTCTGCAACATGGGGCTTTAGTGTAGGACTCGCTTTAGATATGAAAGGCTCCCAACTGCTCAGTGATGCAGGCTATACCAAAAGCTTAGCTTCAAGCATTTATGGTAATGACATCATCATAAAAACCAATACGGCAACCGATACCACAACAACTGTCAGTGGCTCTAATGTTGTGGCTGAAAATGACTTAAGTATTACCACACATGATTTACATGTAAACTCTTCTGTCGATACATCAACGTCCAAACAAGACACCAAAGACCTGAGTGGTTCTGTTTCTATGACCATGTACGGTGGAGGCAGTGGACTAGGTGCTTCTGTGGGATATGGAGAAGGTCATGAGAGCAGTGATAGCACTACCAACACCAATTCCAATCTTATAGCTAAAAACATTAACATCGAAACTTCCAATGATGCTTCTTTTAAAGGAGCAACCGTTCAAGCAGACGATACCTTGAACGTCAAAGTCGGAGGTGACTTAAGTGTTGAATCTCAAAGAGATAGTAGCTCCTCTAATTCTAATGGGTTTAATGTCAGTGTGAGTGCTTCTTTAGGGAATGATAAAGACTATACCAGTGGTTCAAAAGCACAACAAAACACTCTTAACCAAACGGTAGGTGCTAGAACGGGAGATGGTCTTGGAAGTGCAGGAGCAAGTTATGGGGCAAGCACAGGAACAAGTCAAACGAAACAAACAGTGCTCACTTCTCTCACAGGCGATAAAGTCAATATTGATGTTGAAAACAACACTAACATTAAAGGCGCCCTTATTGCTGCAGGAGAGACCAATGAGCAAGGTCAGTTTGAAGACAATGGAAAGCTAAACCTTAGCACAGGCACCCTCACCTTCGCCAACTCTACCAATTCTCAGTATAGCTCTAGTAATAGTTACAGTGTTGGAACCAACATTGGATTTGGATTTGGATCTAAAACCAATACCCAAACCAATGTTGAAGAGACTACGGGAAAAGTCAACTCTTCTTCTCTTTCACTTTCTAATGAGATGGGCTATAGCAGCTCTAAAACCTTAGCAACAGTAGGTGAAGGAACTTTACATGTAAAGGATACTGAAAACTCTGATGACCTTACTAGACTTAACCGTGATACCACGAAAGTCAACAAAGACCTTTACTCTGGGAGTGTTGGTACTTCGGTTACGGCTACGTTGGATCATAGGTTACTCACGGAAGATGGTAGAAAGCAGATAAAGCAAGAATACGAAGATATGAATATAATAGCAGGAACATTACCCAATGCAAATAGCAACAATCCAGTAGAAGCTGCGGCAGGTGAAGTATGGAATGCTTTGACCAAATATCTATCTTTAGGGATAGTACCATCCAACGAAAACCGTGGAGGCATTTTGGCTGAAATTCCCATTTTAACAGGAACAAAAGACGCTGCCCATATGGTATTGCAAGTCATTAATCAATTTTCAGATAAGTTCAATGAGAAGGATTACGTAAAAATGGAAGAGAGTAACTACTATAAATCCTTAAGTGAAGAGGATAAAACATTTTTCAATGGTAAAGATATCTATGTGTCCAAAGTACCTGTAGAAATCACACCCCAAAGCGCAACGTATCAAAATTCTATCAATGGTATGATGAATTCTGAGAGTGAAGCAATTAAGAATGGATTGCAACAAACGGGGCAGTCTGGAACAGGGACTCCAGTAGAGCTTACTATAGCGTATAACCCAACGTATGGCTTTTTATCAGACGTACTCGAATCTTTTGTCGATAAAAGCGGCATAGGCACGACAGGCATCGCAAAACAAACAGGACAATTTGTCAATGAAGTATCAACCGCACGAGGCAGTGAAGGTTCAAACTATGCCCTGCACTCACAAGCCAATGCGATTGTTTACAATGGCATCGCTTATGTACAAACCACAACAGGATTTAAGCCTGTTGGGTATTATAAAGCTAATGAAAATGTTCCAACTTTTGTTTCTTTTGGTTCACCAATGAAGGGAGAAGATATGAGTAAAGTAATTGAAGGTAGTTTGGGCTATACATATTCAGGTTCCTATACCAAACCCAATGACTTTGTAGGAGAAGTTCTAGGTGGCAATAGTGGCAATAACGAACAAGCTGACTTAGTACAAAAAGCAAATATTCTCAATGCGTACAAACTCTTTACCTCTGATTCTCCGCATAGTACTTATGTTTGTGAAAACTACGCAGACCAAGGTGTTCAATGTGGATATAGAAAATGAGACATATATTAATAACAATTTTTACATTATTAACTTTTACTGGGTGCTTAGCTAAAGATTATGCACAAGGAACAGAAACTATGATGGTTGATAATGTAAGACTCTATAGTCACAATAAAATTATGTCCATAGAAGCACCTTTCAATTTAGGAGAACCCTTTAAAGGATTTTCTACTTCTTACAAAGACTTTTTAAGTCTTACAAGATTTATCCGTGGCAGAATGGTAGAAAAGGTACTTATTAATAATTATTATATATCACCAGAAGGAGATATATTTAATTCTTTCCAATATTTAGATAAAAAAAATGGTGATATTTTTGAGCAAAATGTTCAAACAAATAAAAATACTATATATTACAATGAAAAATACGGAATAAAATACTATGAAGGCTCTGTAGATTATATAGACGGAATTAGATGTAGATCATTTTCGCAAAAAGAAAAATACCGAGAGGATTATGACCATAAAATTACGATAAATATCCAAACATATGATACTTTTTGTAGCTACTATGATCTATCTGGAAAAGGAAGATTATTGTGGATAACTTATGAATATAATTATTCTTTTGGAAGTCAGGCATTGAAAGGTCTCGATGAAAATTTAAAAAGTCAAAGCTTAAAAGATATCCAGCACCAATTTAAACAAGACATAAAAGCTATTTTTGATTCACTTCAAATTCACGATATGGATAGAGCAAAAATGAAAGAGCTAGGACTCTTGCATAATAAAGCGTATGAAATCAAAAGGGAATAAAAAGGAATAAAGGGGACAGGCTACTTTAATGGAATTAAGCAATAAATCTTTTACATGTAAAGAAAAAGTAGCCTGTCCCCATTTTGCTCGCTATTAATAAAGAAACTGGCACAACAAAACCAGCCGATAAAACAAAAAAAACTAATAATTAGGGATGAATATGATTATTTATGAAATTGAATGTTATGAAAAAAAATCAGATAAGTATGTAAAGTCTATATCATTGCCAAATAATGGAGATAAATTTTATAGAAATTTTTTAAATATCGAAGATAATAATCTACCTATGTATGGTATAGAAATTACACCTGAAATTCAAAAGAAATTTAAAATGGAGTTAAATATTGATATTGACATTAACAAATACTACTGTATTTTTGCAGAACTAAGCCAGTAAAATAATAAAGATAAAGGGGACAGGCTACTTTAACAGGGTTGGAGCATATCATTGTAAGACATGGAGACGATTTTGCTAAATGGGGTGTCGATTCGAGTTCAATCTCAACTCTAGTAACCAATACTGTGAAAACAGGTCAATCTATTGGAAAATATGGAGCAGATGGTTCTGTTTTTAAAGTGATTGTCAATGGCGAAGAAAAATATCTTAATGTAGTAATAGGTAAAAATGGATATATCGTGACTTCTCATCCTCTAAAGATGGAAGAACTTACTAGAGTATTGTGGAGGTAATAAAATGCAACAGGAAAATTTGGACATTATTATGTATGAGTATGACTATGGATTAATTTATTTAAAATATGTAAATCATAAAACTGCCGATAAAGAAGATTGGTATATTGATCCTATTAAGGAACTAAATTTGTCTAAGAAAATTGATGATGAACTAGTAAAATTAGGAGAAATATATGGAAATATCCTGAATATGGAAGAGCCTGATCCTCAATATATAGTTGGGTTTAGAAGTATCGAAGAAGTTAAATACTATTTCTATTATACTCTTTATGTTGCAACATTATTGAGTAGTGAATACAAACAAGGGAAAGTATTTCTTCATGGCAAAGGCAATGTTTTATGTTCTATAGAAGAATATATCAAACACCTTTCAACCCTTACAGACGAAGATTTAAAAGTATGGCTAAGAGCTGATTTGCAATAAAAGAGAAAGAAAAGCAAATATTCATCGTAGTAACGCCTTGGTTTAATCAACCAGGTGGTGGGGTGAGACCAAATAGCTTCATAGTGACAACAAAAATTAATGGAATAGAAGAAACTATTCCTTTTAGGCAATAAAATGAAAGAAGAAAAAGATAAAGGGGACAGGCTACTTTAATGAAATTAAGCGATAAATCTTTTACATGTAAAACCATGTTAAGCAAAAAAGTTAAAAATTTAGCCCTAATCCCTAAGTTTTCACCTTTGTTCCATAATTATAAAATCAATCCAAAAGGAAAAAATTGAAAAAAAGCGTTAAAAAAATTTATATGGTAAGTATCGTTGCATGTATTTTTTCAGGATGTGGTGGTCTCACATGGGTAAATTTAGATCAAACTCAAGCCAGTGATATAGCAATCAAAGAGGCAAAGCGAAAATGTGATTATGACAAAAAGATGTATGACCTAAACTCCCAATTGCAAGTCATAGAATATACCTCATTTGCTTTAAAAAATAGTGCGAATGCAGATGCGAAACAAACAAATGCATGGGAGAAGGAAGCCACACAAAAGGCGAAAATAGCTGTTTATACAGAGTTAGAAACATGTATGAAAGCGCACGGGTTAGAAAAACTGAAATAAGCCCTGAGTTTATATTATCAAACTAAAAATTTAACAATAGGATACGTAATGAAAAAGAGTTTCAAAAGTTTTATCTTAATAGCCATTGCAATGGTGATCTTAACAGGGTGTGGTAGTACTTATAACCCTTATGTTGTCAGCCCAACACCTATCAAAAAAGAGCAATCAAAATATTACTTACAAGATATTAGTTTAGTTTTGGATGATTCAATGGGAAAACTTGAAACACGCACAATCTATTTGAATCAAGAAACTTTGCGAAAATCTTTTGAGGAATTTATCAATTCTGAGCTAAAAGAACAAGGCGCTTATGCAGAGGGTGATTTGAAAATATCAATAGAAATGTATTATGCTAGGATTTTTAATACTGGTGGTAGAAAACTAAATAAACCAGAGTTTCATTACTCCATCAAAGTATTTGACCAAAATAATACATTGTTAGCACATTACAATATACCTAGAAGCACCACTCAATATAACGCTATTAGAAACTTTGCAGTCAACATGCAAATCGGGACATTTCAAAGAGATGAAAAAGATGAGCCAGAAGATATAGCACTCATTTCCAAAACGCTTGTTAAAGAACTGCGAGAATTAGGCCAATAAATCTTTACATGTAAAGAAAAATCGTACAAAACATTAGGAGGACAAATGAATTTTTTAAGTTACTATACGGCGGCTTTCAAAAAAGTTTTTGATTTTGATGGAATTGCCTCAAGAAGAGAATATTGGAGTTTCGCTCTTGTTAATTTCATTGTTATTATCATTTTATCGTTAGTGTCTAAAATCCTTATTTTGATTTATGCACTTATTGTGATTGTTCCATCTATTAGTTTGGCAACAAGAAGGCTTCACGATGCTGGTATGAGTGGTTGGTGGCAGCTGATTACATTTATCCCCTATCTGGGGGCCTTAATTTTATGCGTTCTATTGGTTTATAGTAGTAAGAAGATAGATAATAAGTATTTAAGAATGAGCAATTATGAGTGAGTTAACTATAAGAAGGCGTCCAAAATTATTCACCATTTGGTTATGGATGAATATTATTTTTTCAGTCATTGGTGGAATAGTATATTTTATATACCCACAACTAATAATGTTAACAAATCCAAAATTTAGCATTACTTCTTCTTACCTCTATGGAGTTATGTGTATTTTATCACTTTACTTCACAATTCTGATTTTACGTTGGAAGCGCTCTGGGTTTTTTGGAAGTATGGCTTTGCTCATTGTTGGAACAGGATTAAATCTTTATTATGTAGAGTTTCAGGCAGCTTTAGTAGGCATTATTTTAGAGATGATTACTGTTGCTTATCTATTTTTAGGTGGCAGTAAGAGGCTCTGGAATTATTTTGAATAATCATAATTTTATAAGGATTCAAATGAAATCTAGTTTGTTTATTATATCAATACTTTCTATACTGTTTTTAAGTGGATGCACTACTAAAACTGTTGGATTATTACCAGAAAATGCAACATTTACTGCAACGAAAGAGTCAAAAACTGCGCTTGTTATTGGTAGTATTGAAGAAGCATATATCACTATTCCGCATGCTGCGTATGTGTATATTTGGAATTTGGATAAATCTCAACAAGAAACCAATATGGTTTCAACGACAGATGTTGCACAAAGAAAACAAGATTTTTCTGACAGAAATCATCTTGGTAATTATTTTGTATTTGAAGTCACAGAAGGAGAGTATAAAATTTCTTCCTGGCAATATAGATATTATAGAGATCATGCTGAAGAATTACAACCTCCCATTGTATATAAATTTGAAAAAGGAAAAATCTATTACATTGGACGATTTTTTTCCAATGCACTCACTATGAATTTAGCTTTGAGAGATGAATCTCAAAATGATATTGTAAAAGTCAAGGAAAAATATACCAATTTTCCAGAACAAGAAGTCATTAATTTGAGTCAAAGTCACTCATTTTATGATTGGAAACTTATTAGGAAAAAATAATATAAGCTTGATATACAATTACAGGTCACACAGGGATATAGGGGGATATAGGGGACAGGCTACTTTAATGAAATTAGATAATAAATCTTCTATAAATACAGAAAAAGTAGCCTGTCCCCTTTTACCAAATACTGGGCAAAAGAGGTAATACGCAATGGTTACATACCAAAAACAGAAGAAGATAAACAAATTCTTATTTATCTTAAAAGCATTAAATAATCAAGTCTAAACTTTTAAATGTTTTTATCTTTATATGTAAAAAAATCAAATTGAAGGAAAAAAAATGAAGAAAAATTTAGTTTATGCAATTTATATATTGATTACATTTATGTTTACAGGTTGCGCAGCAACTCAACCATCTGAGCCTTTAAGTGGAAAAATTAAATTTGAAAAAATCAATCTAGCTTTTATACAAAAACACTATCCAACAACAAAACAGTACCAAACAGAAAAGGATGTAGAACAAAAACTCAATGATGTAATTATAAAAAATTTAGAACTAAATAACATGTTAGATGCTAATTCTACGGATACGTTAGCTATTTCTATTATGTTTAGAAGAATCTTTATGGGCGAAGGTATGCCTCTTGAATCACTAAAAAGTGATACGATAGGCTCTCCAAAATTAGCTTACGATATCCAAATCATGCGTAATGGAAAAGTTTTAAGGCGCTTAGAAAAAAATAATTTAATCTACGATGCTGGTTTATTTGGCAATATGAAACATATTATGCTCATGGACAAAGAAAATGAGCGAGAAAATGGAGCGATAGAAGCTTTAGGTAGAGATATTGTAGCGCGAGTAAAAGAATTTTATTGAAATATAAATAAAGAGGATAGGCTACTTTAACGAAACTAAGTAATAAATCTTTTACATGTAAAGAAAAGTAGCCTGTGCTAATGGTCTTATTACGCCTTCATATCCAAAAGGCTGCCGATCATTTCATCTTCGGCTTGGATGGGTTTGGTGTTGGCTTCAAAATTTGTCTCAAGTGCGATTTGATCGGTAAACTCGGTTGCTAGATCGGTGCTATTTTCGGTTTGACTGCTTTGTGCAACTACCGCGTTACCTTGGTTGGAGATGGTCGTTTGTGTGGCATTATAGTTATCGGTGTTGACATTGGCGACATTTTGAGCGCTGTTATTCATCCAGTTGGACATGGCTGTCATGGAAGTAGCATTAATGTTCATGATCGCTCCTTTATACTTTTTTGAACTATACTCTACTTCTCTTGAAAAAATTCTAAAGAAATTTTTGGTGCTATTTTAAGAGGGTTTTGAGTGTTGCATTGAGTGCAGTGATGGTTTGAGGATGGGTCTCTTTGTTAAAAGCAAAATAAAGATCGCTCTCTTTGAGCAAATAGACCACTTCGTATTCTGACACATCGCCACCCATATCTTTGATAATATGATACATCGCATCGATATTGGAAGCAAAACAATCAATACGGTCATCTTTGAGTTTTTTGAGTTGTGACTCAAGGCTACTAAACCGATCGAAAGTTTGAATATCAAACCCTTCTTTGAGCATCAATTGCTCAGCTGCTGCATTTAAAATCGTCCCTATTTTATACTCTGCAGCACTTTTGGCAGAGGTAATCACAACATGACGGCTTTTTTTAGCCAATATACCAATACGCAATTTTCCAATCGGTCCAACCCATGCAAATAAATCTTCTCGCTCAGGAGTACGTGCCATACTATACAGCATGGTATTTTTTACATGTAAGACATCGTGGTACCCTCTTGCCCACGGAATCAACGAGATGGTATTGCCCTCAAACTGATGCGCATTTTTTTCAAACAACTGTTTGAGCAAAAGTGTTGAGCTTCCTTGAATGTGATTGGGGTTTCCGTAATTATACGGTGGATTTTGCTCCGTGTAGACTTTAAAGACATCCGCATACGAACAAAGAGCGAAAAGTACGAGAACTAAACCATGTCGCATTGTTTCCCTTTGGGTCTTTTAAGCGCTTTCCATGTGTAGAGAAACATATCAAAATTTTCCAGCAAAATGTCGGTGATGTGCGGGTCAAATTGGCTTCCGCGCATCATCACAAAATAGTCTCGTACGGCTTTTTCTTCCCAAGGATCTTTGTAAACGCGTTTGTCTAACAGTGAATCAAACACATCCGCCACCGCGCAGATACGCCCAATCAATGAGATGTTTTCACCTTTCTTTCCATGCGGATACCCTTGCCCATCCCAACGCTCATGATGTTCAAGCGCAATCATCGCAGCGTGTTGCATCAGCTCAAACTCAGAGTCGATGAGCATCTCATAGCCAAGCATGGAGTGATTTTTCATAATGTTCCACTCATCATCACCCAGTTTTGCAGGCTTATTCAAAATCTCATCGCTAATGCCCACTTTGCCGATGTCATGAAGCACTGCTGCCATTTTGATCTTTTCGCATTCGGCCTCATCTTTGCCTAAAAACTTACAAAAGAGGTAACAAAACTCCGCGACACGTCTTAAATGCTCGCCTGTTTCTTTAGACTTGAGCTCTGCAATCGAAGCGGAGAGATAGGTCATTTCATGGTTGAGCTTGCGAATCTCTTCGGTTTGATTTGCCACTTGGCTTTGCAGGTTAGATTGCAGTTGATATAACGAGACGTGCGTCTTGACTCTGGCTTTTAAAAGTCCTGCATGAAACGGCTTTGCTATAAAATCGACCGCACCTAAATTGAACCCGATCTCTTCATAATCACTGCCCTCATTGGCGGTGAGAAAGATGACAGGAATTGCGCGCACTTTCTCCATCGTTTTAAGTCTACGGCACACTTCATACCCAGTCATCAGAGGCATGTTGATGTCCAGTAAAATGAGATCGGGCATCACCGTTTCAGCCAAACTAAGCCCTCGTTTGCCCTCTTTTGCGGCATACACTTCATGCTCACTCAAAAGCGAACTGAGCATTTCAAGATACTCTGGCGTATCATCGATGACTAAAATTTTAGCCATGGCTTATCTCCTCACTTAAACGCTCCAAGCTTTGCAAGGCGGCTTCAAAATCAAACTGTTTACATGTAAAAAGGAGCTCTTTAAACGCTGCCTTACCTGCTACTTCATCATGGGAAAGAAGTCGTTCTAACACAAACGTCACTTTGGAGACATTGGAGAGTTCCAGTGCCCTTTGAAGCTCTACCAAAAGAGACTCTAAAACCTTTTTCTCTTCAAATGAAAAATGGATTTGTTTTAACGAAGAAGGAGAACTTAGTTTTTCATACTCACTGCGCAGAACGCTCATCAGCGCTTGATGCTCTTTTAAAACGGTCTCTAAAGGAAGATTTTCAAAGCTATTTTGCTCTTTGAGCGAGCGCTCAAACACCCCAAGGCTCTGCTCCAACTGGCTCAATCCAACCGTGCCACTAAGCCCTTTTGTGGTGTGCACATAGTCCACCAATGTGGTTCTGTTTTCCGCAGCGATCAAAGCATGCAACCGCTCGGGTACTTGAAAATAGGTCTCAAAAAAGCTTCTAAAAAGCTTCTTCCACAGCGCTTCGTTCCCACCTAAGCGTTTAATCGCCTCTTGTTTCGCAAAAAGAGTTGTCGGGCTTTTGGGGGCGATAGATTGCGGTTTTGGCTTCATGGCAACGTTTACATGTAAAACCTCCAAGAGCGTACCATAGAAGTCTTCCACTTCAAAAGGTTTGCCTATGTGCGCGTCCATGCCGACCGCAAGACATTTTTCAATATCATGGATCATCACATTGGCGGTC
Above is a genomic segment from Sulfurospirillum halorespirans DSM 13726 containing:
- a CDS encoding DUF7683 domain-containing protein; the encoded protein is MIIYEIECYEKKSDKYVKSISLPNNGDKFYRNFLNIEDNNLPMYGIEITPEIQKKFKMELNIDIDINKYYCIFAELSQ
- a CDS encoding DUF805 domain-containing protein, with amino-acid sequence MNFLSYYTAAFKKVFDFDGIASRREYWSFALVNFIVIIILSLVSKILILIYALIVIVPSISLATRRLHDAGMSGWWQLITFIPYLGALILCVLLVYSSKKIDNKYLRMSNYE
- a CDS encoding flagellar basal body rod C-terminal domain-containing protein; the encoded protein is MNINATSMTAMSNWMNNSAQNVANVNTDNYNATQTTISNQGNAVVAQSSQTENSTDLATEFTDQIALETNFEANTKPIQAEDEMIGSLLDMKA
- a CDS encoding substrate-binding periplasmic protein, with product MRHGLVLVLFALCSYADVFKVYTEQNPPYNYGNPNHIQGSSTLLLKQLFEKNAHQFEGNTISLIPWARGYHDVLHVKNTMLYSMARTPEREDLFAWVGPIGKLRIGILAKKSRHVVITSAKSAAEYKIGTILNAAAEQLMLKEGFDIQTFDRFSSLESQLKKLKDDRIDCFASNIDAMYHIIKDMGGDVSEYEVVYLLKESDLYFAFNKETHPQTITALNATLKTLLK
- a CDS encoding HD-GYP domain-containing protein translates to MAKILVIDDTPEYLEMLSSLLSEHEVYAAKEGKRGLSLAETVMPDLILLDINMPLMTGYEVCRRLKTMEKVRAIPVIFLTANEGSDYEEIGFNLGAVDFIAKPFHAGLLKARVKTHVSLYQLQSNLQSQVANQTEEIRKLNHEMTYLSASIAELKSKETGEHLRRVAEFCYLFCKFLGKDEAECEKIKMAAVLHDIGKVGISDEILNKPAKLGDDEWNIMKNHSMLGYEMLIDSEFELMQHAAMIALEHHERWDGQGYPHGKKGENISLIGRICAVADVFDSLLDKRVYKDPWEEKAVRDYFVMMRGSQFDPHITDILLENFDMFLYTWKALKRPKGKQCDMV